A genomic segment from Bos taurus isolate L1 Dominette 01449 registration number 42190680 breed Hereford chromosome 1, ARS-UCD2.0, whole genome shotgun sequence encodes:
- the KCNJ15 gene encoding ATP-sensitive inward rectifier potassium channel 15 isoform X1, producing the protein MDPIHISMASAPLVKHTAGAGLKASRPRVMSKSGHSNVRIDKVDGIYLLYLQDLWTTVIDMKWRYKLTLFAATFVMTWFLFGVIYYAIAFIHGDLEPSEPPSNHTPCIMRVDSLTGAFLFSLESQTTIGYGVRSITEECPHAIFLLVAQLVITTLIEIFITGTFLAKIARPKKRAETIKFSHCAVITKQNGKLCLVIQVANMRKSLLIQCQLSGKLLQTHVTKEGEQILLNQATVKFHVDSSSESPFLILPMTFYHVLDETSPLRDLTPQNLKEKEFELVVLLNATVESTSAVCQSRTSYIPEEIYWGFEFVPVVSLSKTGKYVADFSQFEQIRKSPDCTFYCADSEKQKLEEKYRQEDQRERELRTLLLQQSNV; encoded by the coding sequence ATGGACCCGATTCACATCAGCATGGCCAGCGCGCCCCTGGTGAAGCACACTGCTGGTGCTGGCCTCAAGGCCAGCAGACCCCGAGTCATGTCCAAGAGCGGGCACAGCAACGTGAGAATTGACAAAGTGGATGGCATATATTTGCTCTACCTCCAAGACTTGTGGACTACCGTCATCGACATGAAGTGGAGATATAAGCTCACCCTGTTTGCTGCCACGTTCGTGATGACCTGGTTCCTGTTCGGGGTGATCTACTATGCCATCGCCTTTATCCATGGGGACCTGGAGCCCAGTGAGCCTCCTTCCAATCACACCCCATGCATCATGAGAGTGGACTCCCTCACTGGGGCGTTTCTGTTTTCCCTGGAATCCCAGACGACCATCGGCTACGGAGTCCGTTCTATCACCGAGGAATGTCCTCATGCCATCTTCCTCTTGGTGGCCCAGCTGGTCATCACCACCTTGATTGAGATCTTCATCACGGGCACCTTCCTGGCCAAAATCGCCAGACCCAAAAAGCGGGCGGAGACCATCAAGTTCAGCCACTGCGCCGTTATCACCAAGCAGAACGGGAAGCTGTGCTTGGTGATCCAGGTGGCCAACATGAGGAAGAGTCTCCTGATCCAGTGCCAGCTCTCGGGGAAGCTCCTCCAGACCCACGTCACCAAGGAGGGCGAGCAGATCCTCCTGAACCAGGCCACCGTCAAGTTCCACGTGGACTCCTCTTCTGAGAGCCCCTTCCTCATCCTGCCCATGACGTTCTACCATGTGCTGGATGAGACAAGCCCCCTGCGGGATCTCACCCCCCAAAACCTGAAGGAGAAGGAGTTTGAGCTGGTGGTCCTCCTCAATGCCACCGTGGAGTCCACCAGCGCCGTGTGCCAGAGCCGCACATCTTACATCCCGGAGGAGATCTACTGGGGCTTTGAGTTTGTGCCTGTCGTCTCTCTCTCGAAAACCGGCAAGTACGTGGCTGACTTCAGTCAGTTTGAACAGATCCGGAAGAGCCCGGATTGTACCTTTTACTGCGCGGATTCTGAGAAGCAGAAACTCGAAGAGAAATACAGGCAGGAGGATCAGAGGGAAAGAGAGCTGAGAACGCTTTTGCTGCAGCAGAGCAATGTCTGA